The Musa acuminata AAA Group cultivar baxijiao chromosome BXJ2-5, Cavendish_Baxijiao_AAA, whole genome shotgun sequence genomic interval TAACTCCGAAGGGATTCATAATTCGCAATGCTGCATAACATGATGTGATGGATTGTAGTCTATTCTCAAACAGTACAATCACATATTGAGGATGTCTCCTCAGAGAATGGCTCCAATAAGTTGGATTTGAATCACTCAAAGCTACATAGATTGAGGTCTCATCATAAGAACTACTTTGAAACCAAAATGTCTCAACATTTTTAGCATGTTTACAGATAGAAGCATAAAATGTCTCAAAGCTACAATTTGCATCGGTTTCATCCCCTAATTTGCAGCTCATGCCCAACTTTCTCAACACAACGCACAGCATCACAAATGCATAGAGAAACCTCAAAATCAACATGGAGTGTTTGAAGCACATTTTGTACAATTTGCTTCTTCCTCCATTTGAGACAACTAAACAAAGAAAACTCGCTGCGACAGGACCTACATCATGCAGTCTCCAGAGAGTTTATGAATCAACTGCAGCATGGCAAGTTTGCATCGAGCGACCCAGGTAATGTCGATCTGAAAACCCAAGAAAAGGGTAGTATTAATGAATCAAATAAGCGCATCTCGAGCAAATATCAAATCCATTAAGCCACGTTTACTTATTTGAGTTCTAACTTAGTTCGTCATCGTGGTAAACTTCGTCTCTATGCACAACCAAGACAGAGACAAGTAGTCTGAATGAAACGGACAATTCTTCAACAAATTCAATACCAACTCATTTGCTAACATTCATGTCTTCGTTGATCCATTGAAAGTTTACGACTTTCATGTAATCTATCGCACACAAAAGGTATATCTAAAAGCTTGCACTTTCATGTAAGCTCAAGAACAATATACAAAAAGGGCTGTGCATTCAATGACAGATGCACGTTAAAACAAATTTCCAGGGAGAAAAAAAATGAACAGTCTTGCTGCTAAATCAATCCGACATAGGTATGCTAGTTTCAATAGCTCACTCTGGAACACAATAGATAAGACTCACTACTGGTTCCTCTAAATACTCGAAAAGAAAACATGAAGAAACACTGAGCTAAATGCTTACTCATTTAAATATACATTTCACAGGAGTTTTCCTACCTTCCTGTGTTGTCACTGCCAGAATCTATTAATATCGTCAGTCTTCGTGCTGATTTCATGAAGTCACTGCAACAATACAATAATAAGATTCATAACAAAAGCTCTCTTAGGTTAAAAGATCATGCTCAAATTTCTAAACAAACAAATGCCTAAAGCAAATTAAATGTGCAGCCCAGAGCAGTGGGCTGCTGCCACTGTGGCATCTGAGGAGAGTAATACCACAATGTAAGGTTGAAAACCTAAAAAAGATATTTGCAGTGTAATCCACAGAAGAAGATCCATGATAGTCCACGAAACAGATATCTCTACAAACTTGAACTGGTGCACTAAAACAGGCTGATTAATCTCATAGATccatttatgaaatcaaattgcttgtGAGCGCCCATACCTAACCTATTATAATATAAAATCACAATAACTGAGAAAGATAACCTTGAAGTTGAAGTCAACAAATGGATGATGGACTGGAATGAGCATCACAAAGAAAGCAGGTTCCTAAAGTTAGAATTGCGTAGATGGATTCCCCCAAGAAATTAGGCAAAAGATCCGATCAAGAAATCCAGATGTGAATCAGTAGTAAGCTTTAAAGATATCAATGCACTCTTAAGTTCTTAACAGTCTAATTTtctaaaacttgatttgttactttGATTGTGATCCTAACCTGAAAGGTTCATCTCCAGTGTGTTTAACTGCACCTGTTGCATCCTTGTAAATCACATGGCTTGTCATCTCTGACCTTTTAATGCGGAACATGTCAGCTAGTGTTCCATATAGTTCTTCATAAGAAGCAAACACAGAGAGATCAAGGGTACGTCCAACATCATCTGACTCCATAAAAACCTTGCAATGCCCAGTCTCCAGTCCAAGCTCTGATGCAAGGTGGTCCCTGCACCATTGGAGTCCATTACGAGATGAATTGTCCACAACGAGATTCTTATTGGTCCCATCAGAAGAACTGTTTGCGGTGGCTCCAGGGGAGACCATATCCCCAGAATTGCTTAGAGAAATCTGCTCTTCGGTCAGTATTTGCTTCCCAAAAAGCACTAATTGTTGTGGTTTACCATCACAGCGATTTTTTGTGCTTTGAGAAGTATTGCCAATTGTTAACAAACAagatatgttgttatcaataGCAGGACTGTCAATGATGAGGCCCGTTGATATTTTTGAAAGCGAAGTGGGGTAACCAAGGCGGTGAAAGCCAGCGTGGAACAGACCCGACTGCAGTTTGTCAAGGTGGAGATCTGATAAAGGTATACCAAATTGAGCATGCCTGGCTCCCTGTATGCCTGCAGGAGTACTGTCCGGTAAACAGCACAAGGGACTGGTGCTGTGACCAAGGGGGTTCCCGGGGAACATTGGTGTTGGAAGTTGGCCTTCAAGGGGAAAGTCAGAGTGCTGGGGAATGCGGAGCTTTTTCCTTGGTGGAGAGAAGGGTGGTAGATGGATAGCTGGCATGTTCGATACCAGTTCAACCAGCCATGGGTTCACGCAGTTTACATTTTGTAATAAATCTGGTTCATCCCATGTCACCTGTAAAACAAGTTTAAATGGTCAGGAGGAGGTTAGACACAGAAGGAAAACAAGAAGAGAACAACCAGAACTCTTAAATCACTGAGCAAGCACTCCATTTCTAGTATGCAAAGCATAATACTGCAAACATTTTAGTAGTacacaaaacataaacataatttaaagaaaacaaaatatagTTTGTCAAAAGCAAAACATGTCTATGGGGGAAGAAGGATCGGTATAATATACATGAGACCACAATGGACATTTTTATTCTCTTTAATTCCTAAATCAACATATTATGGATCAAATTTCTTTATGTCTGtccctttttttttaatgataatttacTTTCTGTAAAAAGAGCCCAATTTGCTTAATGCTTGTGTTGGGATACTATATGTGAAAGAAGCAAAGCAACTGTCCACTAGGCTCCTTTAAAAAATGTTACTTAAAAAAGTCAGCCTTGCCTTATGTCTGATTGATGAAATCGGAGTCCCTCAACATAAtgattcagaaatagatgaataCTTGACAAAAGATCCAAATAGAAAACAAATATTACAAGTAAATTTGTAGATTTTGTTTAGTGGGTTAGATGCCGAGCAATGAGGTGTTATCCGAAAGAAATCAATCGCCAAGGAACCTGTTTAGGGAACCTCATGTGCCGTTCCTACAATGACAAGTTCCAGAATTAGAAACCCCAGCCAGTGCCTCCCCCATTGGTGGCAAAGTGAAATTAGGGCAACATGATTCATATATCTCAACATTAACATCAAAAATGGTACTTAACCATGCAAAAATGGTACAACAAACAAGAGAAAAGGAGAACCAACCAATCACAAGCACAATTAGTAGGGGCATGTAAAAAAGAGAGGAGAACAATGACACATAAAAAACTAAATTAGCTTCTGCTACACCAATGAAACTACTGATCAGAACAAGAACATGGATGTATCAGAAAGGGGATAAGACTTCATCCAGAAAGAGATGAAGCACAGAAACTGTGGATAAGCTGTAATGAAAGATAAGAAAATGAACTGATAAAATTAACATCATAGAAACAAAACTATATAGCTCATTCTGTGATAAAAGATGAGAAAATAAACAGATGAGTTAGCACCAATAAAACAAAAGTATGTAGCTCATTCGTTGACACACAAAGAAGCATACATGCTGCATAAAGATGGTACCTGCAGAAGTTTCCAAGGTGAATTAGGCCATCGTACGGGATCTGCAATCTGAACAGAAGATATCGTTCCCATGAACCAACTAATCCTCGAGGAATCCTCAGTTTCAAAAGCCATTTTAAACCTCATCGCAGGGCACCATTGGATCCTCATTGCTGCTTTTACTGATGCAGCCTTCACACAGAATTCTAGCGTACTTGCTCTAGGATAGTACATAACCTCAAAAGGTTTTCCATGAGCTGCAAGTGTAGCCGCCTCAATGACAGAATCTGCCCTCACTCTTCCCCCTATCCTCGTACCCCCACCAGAACTAAAACTACCACCATTTCCATTTCCTCTCATCAATTTACTCTCTTCCTCCCTTAGGAAAGCAGAGAAGCCTCCATAGTTCGACGCATAGTTTCCATTCAGGGGATTCCATCCAGAAGGGATCTCTGGACCCCCACCAATCCCACCTCTTTTAGCCCGTCGGATCCCCACACAAAGATCCCCATCTTTTGTTCTCAAGAACACAATTGAATCCCCTGCCACAAGCTTCTTCTGGTTAACAAAAGTACTCCATCCAGTTGTGAGCAGGTGCCGGCGAGGGGTGCCCCTGTATATGTGCCTGAACTTCCAAATCTCACCATGCACATCCTTTGCATGGACGGTCTGCACAGGAGGGTCGGCCGAGTAATCCAACCGTGGGAAGATGGTCTCAGCACAGTAACGAGGAACAGAGAATCCCCCGCCATTATTGGCATCCGATTGAGTCAGAGTCTTTGCAAAAGATGCCGGCTTCTCCTGTGCATCAAGTCCATTTATACTGAGACTCAATCTGTCATCTTCGCCATGGTCTGGTTCGTTGGAACTCAGCGGAACCATGTGGATCTTAGCGAAGATCTCATCAGTCTCCTGATCGGCCATAAATTTCAAGGCAGTTACTCGGCAAAGGATGAGAGGTGGGATTCGACGGGAGGTCCCAAAATCCACGACACCTTGGGCGTGCTCTGCGTGGCCCTGTGGGAAGTAGTAGACCTTGGAGTTCACCGCCGGCATCTGAACCATTCCGCCAGCACATGCATGCCATAGCTGGGAGTCCAGGCACTTGTCAGTTTGTTTCATCGATGGTGGTTCTTTCATCGATTTGTCGAATGCGAGCATGGGCAAGAGCAATTCCAACTAGTTTCCAAGAAATTCTGTGctgaaaaaataagagaaaaatctACAGGTTTCAGGCACGGATTCTACATCAAGCACTACACTCGTAAAAAGAACCACACGAAATCCAGCAGGATTCCAAATATCTTCTCATCTCTTAGCCAACCGAAGTAATATTCAGATAAACTTGTCCATCTTAACTAGCTCATAGAAAACAAGGAATCAGAACAAAAGACTCGAAATTTATAAGCTAAAACAAGAAAGTAACTTTAAAATACCTCCGAAGGTGGATGGGATTTCGATGCCTAAAAGAAAGAGCAAGACCTAAAGCTCCTACGAATCTACGGTAATTTGATAAATCGATACAGTTTCTTACCTTAGGATGTGCAGAACTGCTGCAATCAGGGAATGAAGAGCACGAAAATCAAATCAAAAGTAGAGAACAGATTAGCTCCATTTGTCCTCTACTTTCCCTTCAGAAGAACCAAAAAATCCCAAATCCGACTCATCCCCACTGCACCCTGTCTTCTTGCTCCACGAAACCCGAGGCACAAACAGGAAACTAACGACACCAGAGCTCAAACCTCGATACTACACTCCCGAACCCCCCAAAACCCAGTACATCACCATCAAACCCGTCCCTCACACCGAAAAATTTTCGGCTTTCCGAGTAAATAAGCACCATTTCCTCACCGACGACTCCAATTTCCCGGAAAAGCGACACAAATCCATCACCAAACACCGCAAGAATCCTCTCTTGTAGTTCCAGATTCAGCAGACAACACTACAAAGGGTGAAAGACTTCTCCTTCTTCGTCCTCTCCCGACTACGATCCGTCGGATGCCAGCGGGAATCAGAGGGCACCGATCCTGAATTCGCCGGTCATCAAAAGAGCAGAGAGGCTTCGCCACGCCCCTACCGTCCTCGCTTGAGATCTTAAAGAGCAGCGCAACGAGAATGTTCCATATACATCCCTACAATGTTCGAAATGACGTTTTACCTCTTCGAAACCGCTTTGCATGTGTATATGCAAGTAAGAAACTCGTGGCTTTCATTGCAATACCCATGCAATTTAAGATCTTTCAAGGGGTTATATGAAACATTACCCAAAACAAATAAGAAATAGAAAGAGTGGTGTCGCTGTCACGTACGCTGTGGAAAGTGTCAGTAGAAGCATGGGAAGGGGGATCGGCTGCGGCCTCCGTTGCACCACGCATCTTGCAATGGGGACAAACTCGGCGATGCGTGTACCGCCGCTGCTTCGCGCTTTGGACCGCCCCGATCTTTTGGTCGGCGGCCGGTCCGCCGATTCCTCGCCGATCCGGAGGACTCGGAGATCCGCGCTTTCCTCGACGGATTGCCCTCCCACTTTCTCCTTATTCACCGCTATGCCACTGCATGTTGATTCGAGTGAGGGAAGTGGCAAACTGAACGAAACACGATGATGGCTGTGTGCTGTGTGTGTTCAAAAAGCTTGTGAGGATTGGATTCTTGTAGTGGAGGCATGACATCTTTTTGGTCTCAATCATTCGAGCTTTGACAGTAATGTTAAGGAAGAGCCAA includes:
- the LOC103984955 gene encoding auxin response factor 18 encodes the protein MLAFDKSMKEPPSMKQTDKCLDSQLWHACAGGMVQMPAVNSKVYYFPQGHAEHAQGVVDFGTSRRIPPLILCRVTALKFMADQETDEIFAKIHMVPLSSNEPDHGEDDRLSLSINGLDAQEKPASFAKTLTQSDANNGGGFSVPRYCAETIFPRLDYSADPPVQTVHAKDVHGEIWKFRHIYRGTPRRHLLTTGWSTFVNQKKLVAGDSIVFLRTKDGDLCVGIRRAKRGGIGGGPEIPSGWNPLNGNYASNYGGFSAFLREEESKLMRGNGNGGSFSSGGGTRIGGRVRADSVIEAATLAAHGKPFEVMYYPRASTLEFCVKAASVKAAMRIQWCPAMRFKMAFETEDSSRISWFMGTISSVQIADPVRWPNSPWKLLQVTWDEPDLLQNVNCVNPWLVELVSNMPAIHLPPFSPPRKKLRIPQHSDFPLEGQLPTPMFPGNPLGHSTSPLCCLPDSTPAGIQGARHAQFGIPLSDLHLDKLQSGLFHAGFHRLGYPTSLSKISTGLIIDSPAIDNNISCLLTIGNTSQSTKNRCDGKPQQLVLFGKQILTEEQISLSNSGDMVSPGATANSSSDGTNKNLVVDNSSRNGLQWCRDHLASELGLETGHCKVFMESDDVGRTLDLSVFASYEELYGTLADMFRIKRSEMTSHVIYKDATGAVKHTGDEPFSDFMKSARRLTILIDSGSDNTGRSTLPGSLDANLPCCS